The DNA region GTCGAGGATGAGACCGCCCTTGACGACCTCGATGACGGTGCCGGTGACGATCCCGTCCTCTTCCTTGATCTTCTCGATGGTGCCCCAGGCACGCTCGTACTGAGCGCGCTTCTTCGAGAGGATCAGGCGTCCCTCCTTGTCCTCCTTCTGGAGAACGAGGGCTTCGATCTCGTCACCGACGGCGACGACCTCGTTGGGGTCGACGTCGTGCTTGATCGACAGTTCGCGGGACGGGATGACGCCTTCGGTCTTGTAACCGATGTCGAGCAGGACCTCGTCCCGGTCGACCTTCACGATGACGCCGTCGACGATGTCGCCGTCGTTGAAGTACTTGATCGTCTCGTCGATCGCGGCGAGGAAGGCTTCCTCGGAACCGATGTCGTTTACCGCAACCTGCGGAGTGGTGGCGGTGGTCTCGGTGCTGCTCGTCATGTGTGAAAGGGTCTCCGGGTACGGACATGAAGTCGTAGGTCCTGCTACGCCGAGAGCCCGTTATCGCACCGCGCATGCAAGCCAGCCGGACACAGCCTTTAGAGCCACAAACCCGAGGGGATACACCACCGATGCGAGCGCGGCCTGCTCCGTCCGAGGCGCGCAGGCCCGCAGCGCAACTTGTAGCATACGGGGGCCACTGGGCATGGTCAATGCGCGAAAGAGCACAGCTGGGGTGGAACGTCCCATAACCGGCGTGCCCGTCACAGCGTGCACCCCTTGCGGCACTGAGCGGTGTCCCTCGACCCCCACGGCGACAAGTTATAGGTGCGAGAGTACGGCGGCGGGCCCGATGATCCAAGACGACGGCGGCAGGAACTTCGCGGCGGCCGGGCCCGCGGGTACCGATCCCGGTGCGGAACCGGCGGCCGTGCGCAGGCAGGCCGGCGGCGCCGAGAGCAGCCGGGCCAACCGCGGCTGGTGGGACCGGAACGCCGACGAGTACCAGGACGATCACGGTGCGTTCCTCGGCGACGCGCGTTTCGTGTGGTGCCCCGAGGGTCTGGACGAGGCGGAGGCGCGGCTGCTGGGTCCGGCCGCCGGGCTGCGCGGGCGGCGGGTGCTGGAGGTGGGCGCCGGTGCCGCGCAGTGCTCGCGGTGGCTGGCCGCGCAGGGCGCCCTTCCCGTCGCGCTGGACCTCTCGCACCGGCAGCTTCTGCACGCGCTGCGCATCGGCGGCGCGGACGCTCCCGCCGGTGGCGGAGGCGCCGGGCCGGGTTCCGGTACGCGGTTGCCGCTGGTGGAGGCGGACGCGCGGGCACTGCCGTTCGCTGACGGGTCGTTCGACATGGCCTGTTCCGCTTACGGGGCGCTGCCGTTCGTGGCCGATCCGCTGCGGGTGCTGAGGGAGGTCCGGCGGGTGCTGAGGCCGGGTGGGCGCTGGGTGTTCTCGGTGACGCATCCGATGCGCTGGGCGCTGCCGGACGAGCCGGGCCCGGAGGGGCTTACGGTGATCGGCTCGTACTTCGACCGCACTCCTTATGTGGAGGAGGACGAGCGGGGGCGGGCGGTCTACGTCGAGCATCACCGGACACTGGGCGACCGCGTGCGGGATCTGGTGGCCGCGGGTTTCCGGCTGCTGGACGTCGTAGAGCCGGAGTGGCCGGAGTGGAACTCGCAGGAGTGGGGCGGGTGGTCGCCGCTGCGGGGGCGGCTGATCCCCGGGACTGCGATCTTCGTGTGCGAGCACGACGGGGCGGCGGGGCGTCCGTAGGGCTCCGGCGGCCGCCTCGCGGTGCTGCGGCCCGGCGCGGCGTCTTCCTCAAGTCCGTGCGGGCTGCGGCTACTTGGCGGTGACCTTCAGGGGGATGTCGTAGGTGGAGCCGTCCTCGGTGGTGAGGCGGAGGGTGTAGGTGCCGGTGTGGCCGTCGGTGTGGACGGCGGGCAGTTCCAGTACGCCCTTCTTGCTGAGCACTCCGCCGCCCGTGGTCTTGGTGATCGAGCGGTCCTCGTTGCCGAACAGGTCCTTGAAGTAAGGGCCCTTGGTGTTCTCTTCGCCGTCCTCGGTGATCATGGTGGCGGTGACGGGGACCCCGCCGGCCGCCTCCTTCTCGTGTTCGAGTTCGACCTTGATCTCGGTGAACTCCGAGTCGACGGGGGCCTTCAGGGGGCCCTCGGGGGTGCGGGCGAAGGTGTACTTCGGGGAGACGGTCGCATGCATCTTCGCGGCGGACAGGTCGCGGCCCTCGGCCGTGGCCGAGACGGTGAACTCCCCTGCGCGTTCGCCCGCGTCGATGACGGGGGCGAGGGAGATGCCGTCGGCGCCGGTGGGTGCGGTGGCCGAGGTCCTGCCGCCGGGGAAGCGGGCGTCGGTGTCGCCCTTGATGGTGTATTTGATGCGCACACCCTTGACGGCCTTGCCGGAGGCGTTGACGGCCTTTACCCGCGGGCGCTGTTCGAAGGTGCCGCCGGTGTAGGCGGTGAGCGGGCCGGCGAGTACGGGCTTGAGGTCGGTGGGGGTGCCGGGGCTGGGTGCGGGAGAGTCGTGGCCGCCGTCGCCGTTGCCGCCGCCGTGGCCCTTGCCGGGTTTGTGGGAACCGGAGCCGCCGTGGGAGCCGTTGCCCTTGCCGGCGCCGTCCGTGGCGCCGGCGCCGGGTGAGTCGGGCAGCGGTCCGGTGCCGTCGGGAACCTTGTGCGTGCCCTTGCGGTAGAAGTCGTACCAGGCGAGGACGGTACGCAGATAGGCGCGGGAGTCGTTGTAGCTGAGGACAGAGCGGTGGAGTCCCGCCTTGGTGCCCAAGTCCCGTTCGCCCGCGCAGAGATACCCGGCGGCGGCCAGCGCGGCGTCCTGGATGTTTGCGGGGTCGCGGCTGCCGTCGCCGTTGCCGTCTGCGCCCCAGCGCGACCAAGTCGAGGGTATGAACTGCATCGGCCCGACGGCCCGGTCGAAGCGCTTGTCGCCGTCGAGGCGTCCGCCGTCGGTGTCGTGGATGCGGGCGAAGCCCGAGCCGTTCAGCACCGGGCCGAGGATCGGCTTGAGGGTGGTGCCGGACTTGTCGACGGCTCCGCCGCGTGCCTGCCCCGACTCGACCTTGCCGATCGCGGCGAGGAGTTCCCAGCGCAGCCCGCATGCGGCGTCGGAGGCGCCGAGTGAGCGTGCGGCCATCTTGTACGCGGCGAGGACCGACGCGGGTATGCCGGACTCGGACGGGCCGGGTGAAGTGCGAGGCGGTGCGGGGGATTCCAGCGGCGGCAGCTCGGTGTGGTACGCGTCGTCGCCGGGGGCGCCGTCGGGCTGTGCCTCGTCGGGGCGTTCCTTGCCGGGGTCGCCCACGCGGTGGTCCACTTCGGCGCCGGGTGCCTGAGACGCGGTCAGCGCCGCCATGGTGGCGGCGGCGATAGCCGTGCCGGTCACGCCCCGGCGGATCTTTCTGCCGCCGGGAAACCCGCGATACCGCGCCATGTGCCGAACCCCCAGATTCTGCCCCTGACTTCGCCGACGCTGCCTTCGTCGACACGGTGACACTAATGCAACTCCCGTGCGGCGTCTGCGGGTCGGCGTAAGAGGGGCGCAGAGCGCAGGGGCCGCTCAGTGCGCGGCTGATTCCCAGTCGTCGCCGACGCCCACGGACACATCCAGCGGTGCCCGCAGTTCGACGGCTCCGGCCATCTCGCGGCACACCAGCTCCTCGACGGCGTCCCGCTCCCCGGGGGCGACCTCCAGCACGATCTCGTCGTGCACCTGGAGCAGCATGCGTGAGGCGAGCTTCTCCTTGCGCAGTGCGGCGTCCACGCGGAGCATCGCCACCTTCACGATGTCGGCGGCGGTGCCCTGGATGGGTGCGTTGAGCGCCATCCGCTCGGCCATGTCACGGCGCTGGCGGTTGTCGCTGGTCAGGTCGGGCAGATAGCGGCGGCGGCCCATGATGGTCTCGGTGTAGCCGGTGGCGCGTGCCTCGGCTACGGCGCGGTGGAGATAGTCGCGTACTCCGCCGAACCGTTCGAAGTAGTCGTCCATCAGCTTGCGGGCCTCGTCCGGGGTGATGCCGAGCTGCTGGGAGAGGCCGAACGCCGAGAGCCCGTAGGCCAGTCCGTACGACATGGCCTTGATCTTGCGGCGCATCTCCGCGTCGACCTGGTCCTCGGTGACGTCGAAGACCTGGGAGGCGACCGTGGTGTGCAGATTCTCCCCGGAGGTGATGGCCTCGATGAGCTTCTCGTCGTCCGACATGTGCGCCATCACGCGCAGTTCGATCTGGCTGTAGTCGGCCGTCATCAGCGTCTCGTAGCCCTCGCCGACGCGGAAGGCACGGCGGATGGCGCGGCCCTCGTCCGTACGGATCGGCACGTTCTGCAAGTTGGGGTCGGTGGAGGA from Streptomyces marispadix includes:
- a CDS encoding class I SAM-dependent methyltransferase — encoded protein: MIQDDGGRNFAAAGPAGTDPGAEPAAVRRQAGGAESSRANRGWWDRNADEYQDDHGAFLGDARFVWCPEGLDEAEARLLGPAAGLRGRRVLEVGAGAAQCSRWLAAQGALPVALDLSHRQLLHALRIGGADAPAGGGGAGPGSGTRLPLVEADARALPFADGSFDMACSAYGALPFVADPLRVLREVRRVLRPGGRWVFSVTHPMRWALPDEPGPEGLTVIGSYFDRTPYVEEDERGRAVYVEHHRTLGDRVRDLVAAGFRLLDVVEPEWPEWNSQEWGGWSPLRGRLIPGTAIFVCEHDGAAGRP
- a CDS encoding lytic transglycosylase domain-containing protein — protein: MTGTAIAAATMAALTASQAPGAEVDHRVGDPGKERPDEAQPDGAPGDDAYHTELPPLESPAPPRTSPGPSESGIPASVLAAYKMAARSLGASDAACGLRWELLAAIGKVESGQARGGAVDKSGTTLKPILGPVLNGSGFARIHDTDGGRLDGDKRFDRAVGPMQFIPSTWSRWGADGNGDGSRDPANIQDAALAAAGYLCAGERDLGTKAGLHRSVLSYNDSRAYLRTVLAWYDFYRKGTHKVPDGTGPLPDSPGAGATDGAGKGNGSHGGSGSHKPGKGHGGGNGDGGHDSPAPSPGTPTDLKPVLAGPLTAYTGGTFEQRPRVKAVNASGKAVKGVRIKYTIKGDTDARFPGGRTSATAPTGADGISLAPVIDAGERAGEFTVSATAEGRDLSAAKMHATVSPKYTFARTPEGPLKAPVDSEFTEIKVELEHEKEAAGGVPVTATMITEDGEENTKGPYFKDLFGNEDRSITKTTGGGVLSKKGVLELPAVHTDGHTGTYTLRLTTEDGSTYDIPLKVTAK